A genomic region of Bactrocera dorsalis isolate Fly_Bdor chromosome 3, ASM2337382v1, whole genome shotgun sequence contains the following coding sequences:
- the LOC125777310 gene encoding putative nuclease HARBI1: MEDEELNLMMLLNCGAFMTIIESGKTKLRRRRPCHWVSPYLKARNEKGRFFTDFKNLRNDPTRFIENFRMPPSVFDELWEILEPHLLPKRNTRPNDFIPTKAKLAIVLEYLASGDIQRHIASCYRISKQHFGRIVSDVCKGICSVLKNEIPDWTEHSLLEISNCFRTQWNFPNCVGAIDGKHIAIKAPPKSGSIFYNYKGFHSIVLMATCDANYKFTYVDVGAYGSEGDSNIMKNSRFGISILNDSCQFPADGFIDGKKVPYFIVGDDAFPLCKRIIKPYNSKHLSKEEQIFNYRLSRARRCIENAFGILSAKWLCLRKVLFCHPDRARSIVSACCLLHNFLINKCGQTYNPPIFSGFEGIDGFWESGEWETIQQQEGPLNDLGTYRGRASDYGKYVRNVLKDYVNSTSGSVPWQNNATFL, from the exons ATGGAAGACGAAGA gTTAAATCTTATGATGTTGTTGAACTGTGGCGCTTTCATGACCATCATAGAGTCTGGAAAAACCAAATTAAGACGCAGGAGACCCTGTCATTGGGTGAGCCCTTATCTCAAGGCGAGAAATGAGAAGGGGAGGTTTTtcaccgacttcaaaaacttACGGAACGATCCAACTCGTTTCATCGAAAATTTTCGTATGCCACCAAGTGTATTTGATGAGCTTTGGGAAATACTGGAACCACATCTGCTTCCAAAGCGGAATACTAGACCGAACGATTTCATTCCTACTAAAGCTAAGTTAGCAATTGTACTAGa gtACCTGGCTTCTGGAGATATACAACGCCATATTGCCTCCTGCTATCGTATTAGCAAGCAGCACTTTGGTAGAATCGTGTCCGATGTGTGTaagggaatatgcagcgtattgaaaaatgaaattccAGATTGGACAGAACACTCGTTGTTGGAGATATCGAATTGCTTTCGAACACAATGGAATTTTCCGAACTGCGTCGGGGCTATCGATGGCAAACACATAGCTATCAAAGCCCCACCAAAATCTGGaagcatattttataattacaaa gGATTCCATTCTATTGTGTTGATGGCCACATGTGATGCCAATTATAAATTCACATACGTCGATGTTGGTGCTTACGGAAGCGAAGGAGACTCCAATATTATGAAGAATTCGAGATTTGGTATCAGCATACTTAATGACAGCTGCCAATTTCCGGCCGATGGCTTTATTGATGGCAAAAAAGTACCCTACTTCATTGTAGGAGACGACGCATTCCCACTGTGCAAACGTATTATAAAGCCTTACAACAGCAAACACCTTTCCAAAGAggaacaaattttcaattaccgTTTAAGTAGAGCAAGACGGTGTATTGAAAACGCGTTTGGAATTTTGAGTGCAAAATGGCTTTGCCTCAGAAAGGTATTATTTTGTCATCCGGATCGGGCACGATCGATTGTTTCAGCATGCTGCCTGCTTCATAACTTCCTCATCAATAAATGTGGACAAACTTATAATCCCCCTATCTTCTCTGGATTCGAGGGCATCGATGGATTCTGGGAATCAGGAGAATGGGAGActatacaacaacaagaaggcCCTTTAAATGATTTAGGTACCTACCGGGGAAGAGCATCAGATTATGGAAAATATGTACGAAATGTCTTAAAAGATTATGTAAATTCTACATCTGGATCTGTTCCATGGCAAAATAATGCaacatttctttga